GCAGCGTGCAGCGTCGATCCATCCCGACCCGGACGGCCCTGCGATCAGTGTCATGCCCTGCAATGCCACGAGGTCGAGCGTGGAGATCGCGCGCCCCTGCCGCTCGACCCAGCCGTGCGGCAGCCGTGAGCCGGGACGGGTGCTCGGCACGAAGTCGCGCACCGGATCGATCGCGGGCGCGCCATCGCCGTCGGATCGGCCGGCGGAAGCGCGGCCATCGCCGTCGATGCTCCCGCCGCGAGCAACGCCATCGCGGCCAAGGCGCGCGGTGGCGAAGGGATCGGCATCTGGCGCGTCGCCGGCAATGGCGCCGGCCGCGTAGCAGAACCCGAGCTGCAACCCGAGCATGTCGAAATGTTCGGCCTGGTTGGCGATCGCGGTCTCGACGGCGGCGCGACCGGCAGCGTCGGCGAGCGTGCGCTGCATGGCCGCGGCGGCATCGGGCGGATTGCCGAGCGTCCCCAGGGCCTGCGGCACCTCGAGCAGTCGCATCGCATTGGCCAGGCTCTGGTCGGCGTTGTGCCGGGCCACGCTGCGCCGCTCGACCTCGTAGGTCTGGAGCAGCGTCTCGGCGGCTTCGCCGTTGAGGACGGCCGCGATCTTCCACATCAGGTTGTGCGCGTCCTGCACGCCGGTGTTCAGGCCGAGACCGCCGGTGGGAGGAAAGCGATGGGCCGCATCGCCAACGAGAAAGGCACGACCACTCCGATAGCTGTCGGCGACCTGCGCCGTCATCGTCCACGCCGAAATCGTCGCCACGCTGATGTCGGCGTCGCCGTCGCGCAGCGCGCGCCGCACCAGCCTCTCGCACCGCGCGCGGTCGTAGCTCTCCAGCGTCTCGGCGTCCGGATCCCAGGCGTGCATGTAGACCCACTCGCTGTCGATGTCGTGCGCGACCAGCGTTCCGCCCGCATCCGGATCGCAGATCCAGTACAGAACGCCGGGACAGCCGGCGACCAGTCTGCGAAGGTCGGCGCGGAAGTGGATCATGATGAAGCTCTGGATGCGGTCCGGGCCCTGCATGGCGATGCCGAGCCACTTTCGAACGCGGCTGCCGGCGCCGTCGCAGGCCAGCAGGTAACGGCTGCGCACGCGATAGGATTCGCCGCTGTGCAGCGCCTTCACCGTCGATGTCACTTCGGCAGCGCTCTGCTGCGCCTCGCACCATTCGTGCGCGTAGCGTGGCGGCGGCAGGCCGGCGGCGGCGAGCGAGTGGGCGAGCACCGGCTCGAGCCGGTGCTGCGAGATGTTGCGCAGCGGCGTCGGCGTCACCGCAAGCACCTCGGCGCCCTGTCGCTCGAAGGGAAGGTGGCCGAGGACCTGACCGCCGAGCCGGTCCACCCAATACACGCGGCCGGCATCGGCAGGATCCTTGCTGACGGCCGCGATGGCATCCATGTCGACCCCTGCCTGCCGGAAGATCTCGAGCGTGCGCGCGTTGACGACGTGCGCCGCCGGTGCGCGCTGAGGTCCGGGCCGCCGCTCGACGATGGCGGCGGTGATACCCATTCGACCAAGCAGCATCGCCGCAGTCAGGCCCACCGGGCCAGCTCCCACGATCAGCACGTCGACGTCCAGCTGCTTCATGGTGCCTCCCTCAGGTCAGGCCGGGATAAGTGCCGCCGTCAAGCTGCAGGTTCTGGCCCGAGATGAAGCCGGCGCGCGCGCTGCACAGGAACGCGCAGGCATCGCCCACTTCCTCGGGCCGTCCCAGCCTCTGCGCGGCGATGCCGGCGCGCATCTCTTCGTAGGCCTGCTCGACGCTGTGCCCGCGCAAGGCAGCGGTCAGCTCGGCCATGAAGCGCTGGCGGTCGGTGTCGATGCGCTCGGGCAGCAGGTTGTTGATGGTGACGTTGGCGTGCGCGACCTCGCGCGAGAGGCCCTTGCACAGCGACGTCAGGCCCGACCGCGCTCCCGAGGACAGACCCATGGCCGCCACCGGCGCCTTGACCATCGCCGAGGTGATGTTGACGATGCGTCCGAAGCGGCGCTCGACCATGCCGTCGATGACGGCACGGATCATCAGCGCGGGCGCGAGCAGGTTGGCCTCGAGCGCGGCCAGCCAGTCGTCGCGGTCCCAGTTCTGGAAGCGCCCGGGCTGCGGTCCGCCGTTGTTGTTCACCAGGATGTCGGGCTGCGGGCACGCGGCTAGCAGCGCCTGGCGCGTTGCCTCCTCGGCGATGTCGCCGGCCACCATCGCCACCTCGGCGCCCGTCGCCGAGCGGATCTCGTCGGCAGCCAGCGCCAGCGTCTCGGCATTGCGCGCGTTGATTGTGACGGCCACGCCTTCGCGGGCCAGCGACATCGCGCACGCCTTGCCGATGCCTCTGCTGGCGGCGCAGACGATGGCCTTTCTTCCGGTGATTCCCAGGTCCACGTCGTGCTCCTCAGAAGTCGAGATCGGGCGGCGGCTGCGGGCCCCACTGGCTGAGCGCGTTGAGCAGATGATGCGAGGCGGGCGCGGCGGCGGCCGGGAGCAGATCGCTGTCGGTCCAGTGCTCGACGGTGAAGCCGAGCGGATCCTTCCAGTAGTCGAAGATCTGTCCGCCGAGCACGTGGCGCCCGATGCCCCAGTAGTGCCTGCCCTGTCCGGTCATCTTCAGGTGCTCGTGTCCCACCATCA
This is a stretch of genomic DNA from Candidatus Limnocylindrales bacterium. It encodes these proteins:
- a CDS encoding FAD-dependent monooxygenase, which encodes MKQLDVDVLIVGAGPVGLTAAMLLGRMGITAAIVERRPGPQRAPAAHVVNARTLEIFRQAGVDMDAIAAVSKDPADAGRVYWVDRLGGQVLGHLPFERQGAEVLAVTPTPLRNISQHRLEPVLAHSLAAAGLPPPRYAHEWCEAQQSAAEVTSTVKALHSGESYRVRSRYLLACDGAGSRVRKWLGIAMQGPDRIQSFIMIHFRADLRRLVAGCPGVLYWICDPDAGGTLVAHDIDSEWVYMHAWDPDAETLESYDRARCERLVRRALRDGDADISVATISAWTMTAQVADSYRSGRAFLVGDAAHRFPPTGGLGLNTGVQDAHNLMWKIAAVLNGEAAETLLQTYEVERRSVARHNADQSLANAMRLLEVPQALGTLGNPPDAAAAMQRTLADAAGRAAVETAIANQAEHFDMLGLQLGFCYAAGAIAGDAPDADPFATARLGRDGVARGGSIDGDGRASAGRSDGDGAPAIDPVRDFVPSTRPGSRLPHGWVERQGRAISTLDLVALQGMTLIAGPSGSGWIDAARCLDPAIRCLEVGRDFSDAERWWSGTAGMEEDGVLLVRPDQHIAFRCHTGLADPRAAITHAMAAIVGTSPAAEVAAHGGAADDAPCSAA
- a CDS encoding SDR family oxidoreductase gives rise to the protein MDLGITGRKAIVCAASRGIGKACAMSLAREGVAVTINARNAETLALAADEIRSATGAEVAMVAGDIAEEATRQALLAACPQPDILVNNNGGPQPGRFQNWDRDDWLAALEANLLAPALMIRAVIDGMVERRFGRIVNITSAMVKAPVAAMGLSSGARSGLTSLCKGLSREVAHANVTINNLLPERIDTDRQRFMAELTAALRGHSVEQAYEEMRAGIAAQRLGRPEEVGDACAFLCSARAGFISGQNLQLDGGTYPGLT